In the genome of Phaeodactylum tricornutum CCAP 1055/1 PHATR_bd_33x35 genomic scaffold, whole genome shotgun sequence, one region contains:
- a CDS encoding predicted protein, with the protein MTMDPLEHVLVNLLGATTSDSSYRRFFEEYGITQASELASITENRLATVSYGVLTPSVGDTPATIVCMFLPPAQQDRILKIVKWFLSKGTNVTNKTWLELTPEVLEYWQPASAIVAPATPVGSDARSSSVKSAAAKFRKTIKNHFVPYPKFSEDRFWVTWNTNIRIKLRVHGVQLVLDPDYLPETVDETDTFVEMQNFAFGVFNNILLTPRAHGILHKHVDELDAQAVYRDLVASYGKGINAQITATSIETKLTLYSFATSKSKTCVAFLTTWRNLIYDLERINEFPLPDHQKSVQLKSAVRSHPQLKLFLGNVQLYSRTHVGMSANDSNFEYDYDLMLKHATDIDQTDLEDRGKHRSGRSANNAKSQSSSKKKTNKPIGKKHKNYVPPEKWNALSPEEKRTIMDQQGPRPVPPPAPALLVNAAATQPPPMVYVSDSMAVDNQSLASTHVPPAAGPGQLLRSLISNSAARQHPAPWNGATSDSFSVNGTTYCREVNHASVQYRLSTHDVSLNKDSLIDGGANGGLSGSDVTVILQSLLEATVSGIGNSELTNLCLSTVAGLIHTTDGPIFGVFHQYAHLGTGNTIHLCNQMRSWGVTVDDVPRTFGGKQRIITSDGRFVIPLSVSGGLTYLSMQAPTEEDLDYFEWVPFTADNEWDPTGVSSPAAADDDLSLQLPAGHVPFRDERINNFGLLAHSAAVS; encoded by the coding sequence ATGACCATGGACCCTCTTGAACATGTTCTTGTGAACCTTTTGGGAGCGACGACAtcggattcgtcgtaccgtcggttctttgaagagtacgGTATTACTCAGGCCAGCGAGTTGGCCTCAATCACCGAAAATCGTCTTGCAACGGTGTCATATGGTGTTTTGACTCCTTCTGTGGGAGATACCCCTGCCACCATTGTTTGTATGTTTCTTCCGCCTGCCCAGCAGGATCGGATCTTGAAGATTGTCAAATGGTTCCTCTCGAAAGGTACCAATGTGACAAACAAAACCTGGCTTGAACTTACCCCTGAAGTCCTTGAGTATTGGCAACCAGCCTCTGCTATTGTTGCCCCTGCTACCCCTGTTGGATCAGACGCTCGGAGTTCCTCTGTCAAAAGTGCTGCCGCAAAGTTTCGGAAGACAATCAAGAACCACTTCGTTCCGTACCCAAAGTTCAGTGAAGACCGTTTTTGGGTCACTTGGAATACAAATATTCGTATCAAGCTCCGTGTCCATGGCGTCCAGTTGGTTCTTGACCCGGATTATTTGCCCgagaccgtcgacgagacggaTACATTTGTCGAAATGCAGAACTTTGCTTTTGGCGTGTTCAACAATATATTGTTGACCCCTCGTGCGCATGGAATCCTCCACAAGCATGTGGATGAATTGGATGCTCAGGCTGTTTACCGCGACCTTGTTGCCTCGTACGGTAAAGGTATCAATGCGCAGATCACTGCCACATCCATTGAAACAAAGCTCACTTTGTATTCATTCgcgacttcaaagagcaagacctGTGTTGCCTTTTTGACGACCTGGCGCAATTTGATTTACGATCTTGAACGGATTAACGAGTTCCCCTTGCCGGATCACCAGAAGAGCGTACAACTCAAGTCAGCTGTCCGTTCccatccgcaattgaaacttttcctcGGAAATGTTCAGCTTTACTCTCGTACCCATGTGGGTATGAGTGCCAACGATTCCAATTTTGAGTATGATTATGATTTGATGCTCAAACATGCGACTGATATTGATCAaaccgatttggaagaccgcGGTAAACACCGCAGTGGCCGCTCAGCAAACAATGCGAAGTCtcagtcttcttccaagaagaaaactaACAAACCAATTGgtaagaagcacaagaattaTGTGCCTCCTGAAAAGTGGAATGCTCTCTCTCCCGAAGAGAAGCGGACCATTATGGACCAACAAGGACCTCGCCCTGTTCCACCTCCTGCCCCTGCCTTATTGGTGAACGCCGCTGCCACTCAGCCTCCTCCTATGGTGTATGTCAGCGACTCGATGGCtgttgacaaccaaagccttgcttcGACTCACGTCCCGCCTGCTGCCGGACCTGGTCAACTGCTTCGTTCGCTCATTTCGAATTCAGCTGCCCGCCAGCACCCTGCTCCATGGAACGGAGCCACGTCTgactctttttcggtcaATGGGACCACCTATTGCCGCGAAGTGAACCATGCTTCTGTGCAGTACCGTCTTTCCACTCACGATGTTTCGTTGAATAAGGACTCTTTGATCGATGGTGGTGCCAACGGTGGACTTAGCGGCTCCGACGTAACCGTTATTTTGCAATCCctgttggaggcaactgtctctggaattggaaattcGGAATTGACCAACCTCTGTTTGTCAACGGTGGCCGGACTCATCCACACGACGGATGGCCCCATTTTTGGTGTGTTTCACCAGTATGCTCATCTTGGTACTGGTAATACCATTCATTTGTGCAACCAAATGCGCTCCTGGGGAGTCACTGTTGACGACGTCCCTCGTACTTTTGGTGGCAAACagcgtatcatcacgtccgATGGTCGTTTTGTCATCCCGCTTTCGGTTTCTGGCGGACTCACTTACTTGTCTATGCAGGCTCCTACCGAGGAGGACCTGGACTACTTCGAATGGGTGCCTTTTACTGCTGACAACGAGTGGGACCCAACTGGTGTCTCTTCTCCTGCCGCTGCCGACGATGACCTCAGTTTGCAGCTTCCTGCCGGCCATGTCCCGTTCCGTGATGAACGCATCAATAACTTTGGTCTCCTTGCGCATTCCGCGGCTGTCAGTTGA
- a CDS encoding predicted protein, protein MSSIFTSVAEDDHQYHRKSEGKPKLDTSSQHKTKEDKLDLRLLLIDHYDSFTYNLVDLLAQICVHPPIVVAADGELTSSVDLLDGIVLSPGPGRPDQAPLSLDIVRKAPSNLPILGVCLGHQILGHVYGANVTLAPNPIHGQVQAIRRVNGEENDEDPLWKNIPHFINVTRYHSLQVLLDHNKESPLLIPTALAENDNVVMGLRHHLLPHFGVQFHPESIGSSTWGPELLRNF, encoded by the exons ATGTCTAGCATATTCACTTCTGTGGCCGAGGATGACCATCAATATCACCGCAAGTCCGAAGGAAAACCCAAATTGGACACATCTTCTCAACacaaaacgaaagaagacAAGCTCGACTTGCGATTACTCTTGATAGATCATTACGACTCGTTTACCTACAATTTGGTGGATTTGTTGGCCCAAATTTGTGTCCATCCGCCTAttgtggtggcggcggaT GGTGAGCTGACATCGTCGGTCGATCTACTGGACGGCATTGTGCTGTCACCCGGTCCAGGTCGGCCAGATCAGGCCCCTTTGTCATTGGATATAGTTCGAAAGGCTCCCAGTAATTTACCTATATTGGGGGTCTGTTTGGGACACCAAATTTTGGGGCATGTGTACGGGGCTAACGTCACGTTGGCACCAAACCCAATTCACGGACAGGTGCAAGCCATACGGAGGGTAAATGGTGAAGAAAACGACGAAGATCCCTTGTGGAAGAATATCCCTCATTTTATCAATGTAACACGATACCATTCCCTTCAAGTCCTTTTGGACCACAACAAGGAAAGCCCACTACTGATACCGACTGCTCTAGCCGAAAACGACAACGTTGTTATGGGATTACGGCATCATTTGCTGCCTCATTTTGGAGTTCAATTTCATCCCGAATCGATTGGATCCAGCACATGGGGGCCCGAATTGCTGCGCAATTTT